The genome window aagcaaatatatatttgttttgataataaaaaaagagaacaagtAACTCACAAGGTGAACGTGTCCAAGACTGAGACAAGGCGTCAGATACTGGAGTTCCGAAGTCGCCATCAGCAGACAAAGAGACTTGTCCCTCATCTGCCTTGGGGGTCTCTGGCATCTGAGGCCTCACGGAGATCTCAGAATCCAGGAGCATCCGCTCACTGTCCCGCTCTTCCTTCTGCCCTGATCTACGTACCGTTTCGACATCTTCCTGCTCTACGATGCCCAGATAATGCTGATAATCTCGAGAAATGATCGACCTTGCGAGAGGTTGCTGGACCTCGGTCTCCTCTGAGGAGCCGGACATCTTTCTTCCACTGCGTCTTCCACTGTGATTTCCATCATGTCTTTTTTTGGCACTTCCAGGAACGCTTTGCTGTGCTTCTTCCTCCAGGTTTTTGACGAACGTGCTCGTTGCTCGCCGGAGATCGTTCGCTCTTTCATTTGAATTTCCCGAACCTCTTCTTCCAGCTTGCTGAGAATGAAACTCTTTGTCCTCGGAGTTTGACACGGACTTTGAGGGAACTCCATCGCCCGCTGAGGTCTGTTCCGATGTCCCTTGTGAGCGCAGAAGAGAGACCGTTACCTGTTCAGCTCTTCTGCTCCATGACTGCATCACGTCGGCTTTATTTTCAGCTGCAGGTTGGCCTTCAACAGAAGTTGACCCTGTTCCCACCTCTGAGCTCCTCTGATTCTTGGACAGTTGAACGGGAGACAGTGGCTGCTCCTTTTCTCCAGTCTCCCTCCTAAGTGGTTGGGTGTCCGTGGAGCTCTGCTCATCCCAAAGCGGCTTTCTGTAGGACGTCCTGTTGTCACCCGGTGAAACTTGAGGATAGAAATTTGGATTTATGAACTGCGTGGGGACCTGCTTCTTCTGCTGGAGAGCATCCGTTGACTCCAGTACTTTGAAAGGGGGACTCTTCAGATCGGCCATTTGGTTTTCTGCAGTTGGAGACTGAGGGTCTGGATCACTTGGAGCTGCTCCTCCCCAGAAGTCGCGTAGACTCTGGAACTGAGAGTTGACTGCATTCGGTCCCTGGAGCGTGTCCATTCTTTCCTTCATCGAAAGGACAGTGAAGTTTGGTTTTTGGCGTAACAGGGTGGAAACAGTCGGCTCTGTCGGTTCCCTTGGTTCTGTTCCAGCACCCCCCAGGTCACCCGAAGAGGAGTCAACGGAACTATTCAAAGGAGTTTCCGCTGCATGTTGGTCTGGTCTCAGTTCTTCAACTTCCATTGACATTCTAACAATCTTGGGTGCGAATGTTTCCTTCTCCCAGAAAGACTTGAGATGTCCAATCTTGCCAGCTTTGTTTTCGGTTGGACCGAGTCCCTGTCTGAAGAGCGGCCCTGGCATCGTCTGCTGCACGGGTGTCGCATACCATGACCAGGAGACAGCGGCAGGAAGGTCCATCTCTTTGGTCCTCCCAGCTTGAGAGTTATCACCTGGGGAAGCACTGGTGGGGCGCCCTTCTGCGTTGAAGACAGAGCTATTGTTGACATTCTTCATCTCGAGGTCATTCAGCCCACCCAACAAGGCGTTCTCCTCGAACGTAGCAACAGAAACAGCATCTGGACCACAACCTGAGCTACTGTTGGCGTCCACTAAAATGGTGGAAAGGCTCGTCTGCTCGGCCACTGGATCAACACCACTTAGCTCATCGACAGATTGCTCCTCGCTCTCGTAAATGACGGGATTCGGTTTGGAAACGTGGGTCTCCTGTATGTGTCTCACGTGTTCTGGTAATGAACTTGTCCCAGCAGACTGGGAAGGGTCTTTGCTCTTGGTTTCATTGTGTAAATCTGTCTTTGACCTGCTAATCAGTATTTTGGGACCATTACTTCCTTTCTCCCAGAAAGACTTCAACATCTCAATTTTCAGCGGGGGTTTTTCATCCTGCGCCGCTTGTTGTTGAACTTCACGTTGAGCTCTCAGAGCTGAGCCGGCCGATTCATCTATTTCGCGCACGTCTTTATTTACCGCATTCCCTTCACCTTCTTTCTGATGTCTCAGCTTTATCTCAGCAGCAGATATGCGGCGTTGGGGTTGGTAGGCCTTCTCCGTGTTGAGAAAGGAACGGAAGGGCTGAAGCACAACCACCGGTTCTTTTCCAAAGGCTTTCAAGTCACATTCACCCTTTCCTCCTGGAATCTTGGGTTCTTCAAGAGCTGCTCCTGGAACAAGGACCTTGTCCTCTGAGCTGCGGGTTCTCTCTAACATCACTGCCTGTATCTTTGGTGGTGAGGTCTCAAGAGGGCCTGGTCTGCTCAAATAAATCAGGTCTCTTGACTCAGTGAAGACTTCTGCCAGGGCCTGAGCATCTTCAGCAGGTTCATCAACGTCCTGCACGAGCAAGTGCTTGTTTATGTCATCGCTGCCATCGGAGCTCCTGCTGAACCACTCCAGGACCTTTGCTACAGATTCTTCTTCGTCTCCAAACTCCTGATTTATCACCACTGAACTGGAGAACATGCCGGCTCTGACGTCTCTCTGGACTCGAGTGCCATTCTCATTTACTTGAGAACACCAgtgggaaaaaatataaataagaaaaaaatataaatgcacaatTTTTATGGTGTTACtattttaaacagcaaaaagcatctgctaaataaacaaatgaaatgtaaataaggcagggtacaccatggtcacgagccagtccatcacagggaaacattattactattaatatctGTTAGGACACTTAGGGCTGAGCTGCTCCCGGCTGCTCACACACTCCAGTAAAACAGTGCGTGTACGAGCCCTTGTACGCACCACACACACGGCTCAGAACACACTCACATTAACGGGATCTCAGAGTTCCCTCATTTGTTCCTCAGGGTCCTACCTGTGTGTAAACCTGCCCAGGGGGGGTCTTCCAGCACCTTCGGCTCCGACTCCCctgtcacctgctgcctcccCGGGGCCCCGAAGGGACCGGCTCCCGTGCCTTCATCGTTTCCGTGACTTCTCTTGTATTCGAGCTCTGCTTTATTTGAGAGTGCGGAACTTTCCGGGTTCGGCAGGTCAGGCTCCCGCTGCGCCTCTTTTTCGGCCTTTTCCACACTTGCATGTTTAGTGGGGACGGCAGATGAAGAGACTCTGACTTGTATCTTATTTAAATTGATGACAGTCGCATCCTCGTTCTCCCGAGTGGCACCGGCCGAGCCTGGGAGGGGGCTGGAGCTGTACCGCGGTACGCCGACACTGTACCGCTCAGTCCCATCAACCAACCCAGGGAAAATGCCATTAGAATCGGGGAGGAAGGCCTGGGCCGTGTATATGATTGTCCGTGTTTTGGGCACAGGGGTCTGGTCCACTTCTGCATCTTGGATGGCACCCGGAGCTCCGGAATCCGTATCCGGTTTGCGAGTCACTAACAGTTCTGCGGAACATTCAGGAATCATGTCAGCTGCAAGAATACATTCAAtgcagagtggaaaaaaagccacaaccctccaccaggtggcgtagtggttacaactgccaCCTTTGCGCTCACGGGTgacaggttcaaaacccacctccagctgtacgaCCCTTGATCGcagtgtttaccctgaattgccccgtGAAAAATGACCCTGCAGTACCacggtaaatcactgtcagttgCTTGGGAGACAAGTGCCAGCCGAATGAACAAAGTATGGATGAAGAAATTTGGTatcaatggggaaaaatgacTGTATCCAGAAATCATAACCATTTCAGATGTGAGAAAAAATTGAAGTTGTACATTCAAATTTGCCGATAGTTCAAGCGGAGCTTAAtctacatttttgtcattttaaacagtGAAATCGAGGATTTAGGTTACAGTTTCCTCAGTaccaataaaaatgtgttgataATCTTGTAGTTCTTTTCTGGTACATTTTTAACAAGTTGCGCACATAAACAcatcaccagcaggtggcatagtggttacagcagctGTCTCTTATTTACAGCACTTGGgggggttgcaggtttgaatcccaccccctgctgtactgcTCTTGATctaggtacttacactgaactgctccaataaaaattacccagatgtataaaagggtaaattgctgtaaagtagcttaagactgtatgttgttttggagacaagtgccagataaatgaataaatgtaatgtaaatctgaaaaaagattaattacCGATTGATAAAAATGTCTCAGGTATGAATATGTCCACGTGTAGCTTTGTATGCAAAAGAATGAACTTCctctttaaccactacaccacctactggcctactaagtaaaatttttttgtacCATAAGTCCAGttagtgtgtttatttttctttaggtACATGGAGCAGCAGGACTCACCCTCATCTGATGACTTGAGTGGCTCCACAGTGATGCTCATCTGGCTCCCGCTCTCCTTAGACGTGTCCAGATCCAGCGATGTACCGTTGAATGGGTTGTGTCTTTGCTTCAATTGATAACAGCATATTCAATAACACACAGTACCATTGTGGTAATGCACTTATAATTCTTTCCGTTAAATCTTATTTTGTCTCACTATtctaataaattatatattttttttttccatttatttttttaacaaacctTGGCTGGGGACGGGAATATTACAGTTGGTTGTTGCAGGGAATCCAGATGAATAGTGTTCGTTTCTCTAGAACAAGCaaaattca of Scleropages formosus chromosome 10, fSclFor1.1, whole genome shotgun sequence contains these proteins:
- the LOC108932435 gene encoding synaptotagmin-like protein 2 isoform X2, with product MIDLSYLTGEERERILMVLNRDEELKKVDEKRVRQLEKQQDKERLRFLTGRWFYEALWQRYRDRNHGSDIIKASLMESAQFKSPSFAFQGNEDVQLSAEPSGSPRSEPSSTSRETNTIHLDSLQQPTVIFPSPAKQRHNPFNGTSLDLDTSKESGSQMSITVEPLKSSDEELLVTRKPDTDSGAPGAIQDAEVDQTPVPKTRTIIYTAQAFLPDSNGIFPGLVDGTERYSVGVPRYSSSPLPGSAGATRENEDATVINLNKIQVRVSSSAVPTKHASVEKAEKEAQREPDLPNPESSALSNKAELEYKRSHGNDEGTGAGPFGAPGRQQVTGESEPKVLEDPPWAGLHTVNENGTRVQRDVRAGMFSSSVVINQEFGDEEESVAKVLEWFSRSSDGSDDINKHLLVQDVDEPAEDAQALAEVFTESRDLIYLSRPGPLETSPPKIQAVMLERTRSSEDKVLVPGAALEEPKIPGGKGECDLKAFGKEPVVVLQPFRSFLNTEKAYQPQRRISAAEIKLRHQKEGEGNAVNKDVREIDESAGSALRAQREVQQQAAQDEKPPLKIEMLKSFWEKGSNGPKILISRSKTDLHNETKSKDPSQSAGTSSLPEHVRHIQETHVSKPNPVIYESEEQSVDELSGVDPVAEQTSLSTILVDANSSSGCGPDAVSVATFEENALLGGLNDLEMKNVNNSSVFNAEGRPTSASPGDNSQAGRTKEMDLPAAVSWSWYATPVQQTMPGPLFRQGLGPTENKAGKIGHLKSFWEKETFAPKIVRMSMEVEELRPDQHAAETPLNSSVDSSSGDLGGAGTEPREPTEPTVSTLLRQKPNFTVLSMKERMDTLQGPNAVNSQFQSLRDFWGGAAPSDPDPQSPTAENQMADLKSPPFKVLESTDALQQKKQVPTQFINPNFYPQVSPGDNRTSYRKPLWDEQSSTDTQPLRRETGEKEQPLSPVQLSKNQRSSEVGTGSTSVEGQPAAENKADVMQSWSRRAEQVTVSLLRSQGTSEQTSAGDGVPSKSVSNSEDKEFHSQQAGRRGSGNSNERANDLRRATSTFVKNLEEEAQQSVPGSAKKRHDGNHSGRRSGRKMSGSSEETEVQQPLARSIISRDYQHYLGIVEQEDVETVRRSGQKEERDSERMLLDSEISVRPQMPETPKADEGQVSLSADGDFGTPVSDALSQSWTRSPWGSDDQSPVMTALRRAASRPVKSYKSLEDITSLPTATPDKSVPSFQGEEGKKGSPRSRPSPADGPPEPAVPTRSFEDPDQIKKMSKSVPNFLQKESDDTEDDGSASGTSLSSTSRRTGSSLTNLSHSSGLTSVSSVGGSVASLYSEDFDIVEVRGTIQFSVNYVQKLKEFHIFVVQCRELAVADTKRNRSNPYVKSYLLPDRSKAGKRKTSVKRKTLNPVFNEILRYRVTMATLQTQTLNLSVWHNDPFRRNSFLGEVDVDLSAWDFRNTHMNDFPLKPRITSSLQPSDYRGEMRLAVRFLPQLSHTIRTANTGELHIWVKDCKNLPVIRPSAVDSYVKCFVLPDTSRKSRQKTRVLKRTSSPIFNHTMVYDGFRPDDLPEACMELTVWDRDRLTSHFLGGLRLGLGTGKSYGEAVDWMDSNAEERALWEQMMASPNEWVEGALPLRMLTKAKNVWK
- the LOC108932435 gene encoding synaptotagmin-like protein 2 isoform X3, translated to MIDLSYLTGEERERILMVLNRDEELKKVDEKRVRQLEKQQDKERLRFLTGRWFYEALWQRYRDRNHGSDIIKASLMESAQFKSPSFAFQGNEDVQLSAEPSGSPRSEPSSTSRETNTIHLDSLQQPTVIFPSPAKQRHNPFNGTSLDLDTSKESGSQMSITVEPLKSSDEELLVTRKPDTDSGAPGAIQDAEVDQTPVPKTRTIIYTAQAFLPDSNGIFPGLVDGTERYSVGVPRYSSSPLPGSAGATRENEDATVINLNKIQVRVSSSAVPTKHASVEKAEKEAQREPDLPNPESSALSNKAELEYKRSHGNDEGTGAGPFGAPGRQQVTGESEPKVLEDPPWAGLHTVNENGTRVQRDVRAGMFSSSVVINQEFGDEEESVAKVLEWFSRSSDGSDDINKHLLVQDVDEPAEDAQALAEVFTESRDLIYLSRPGPLETSPPKIQAVMLERTRSSEDKVLVPGAALEEPKIPGGKGECDLKAFGKEPVVVLQPFRSFLNTEKAYQPQRRISAAEIKLRHQKEGEGNAVNKDVREIDESAGSALRAQREVQQQAAQDEKPPLKIEMLKSFWEKGSNGPKILISRSKTDLHNETKSKDPSQSAGTSSLPEHVRHIQETHVSKPNPVIYESEEQSVDELSGVDPVAEQTSLSTILVDANSSSGCGPDAVSVATFEENALLGGLNDLEMKNVNNSSVFNAEGRPTSASPGDNSQAGRTKEMDLPAAVSWSWYATPVQQTMPGPLFRQGLGPTENKAGKIGHLKSFWEKETFAPKIVRMSMEVEELRPDQHAAETPLNSSVDSSSGDLGGAGTEPREPTEPTVSTLLRQKPNFTVLSMKERMDTLQGPNAVNSQFQSLRDFWGGAAPSDPDPQSPTAENQMADLKSPPFKVLESTDALQQKKQVPTQFINPNFYPQVSPGDNRTSYRKPLWDEQSSTDTQPLRRETGEKEQPLSPVQLSKNQRSSEVGTGSTSVEGQPAAENKADVMQSWSRRAEQVTVSLLRSQGTSEQTSAGDGVPSKSVSNSEDKEFHSQQAGRRGSGNSNERANDLRRATSTFVKNLEEEAQQSVPGSAKKRHDGNHSGRRSGRKMSGSSEETEVQQPLARSIISRDYQHYLGIVEQEDVETVRRSGQKEERDSERMLLDSEISVRPQMPETPKADEGQVSLSADGDFGTPVSDALSQSWTRSPWGSDDQSPVMTALRRAASRPVKSYKSLEDITSLPTGEEGKKGSPRSRPSPADGPPEPAVPTRSFEDPDQIKKMSKSVPNFLQKESDDTEDDGSASGTSLSSTSRRTGSSLTNLSHSSGLTSVSSVGGSVASLYSEDFDIVEVRGTIQFSVNYVQKLKEFHIFVVQCRELAVADTKRNRSNPYVKSYLLPDRSKAGKRKTSVKRKTLNPVFNEILRYRVTMATLQTQTLNLSVWHNDPFRRNSFLGEVDVDLSAWDFRNTHMNDFPLKPRITSSLQPSDYRGEMRLAVRFLPQLSHTIRTANTGELHIWVKDCKNLPVIRPSAVDSYVKCFVLPDTSRKSRQKTRVLKRTSSPIFNHTMVYDGFRPDDLPEACMELTVWDRDRLTSHFLGGLRLGLGTGKSYGEAVDWMDSNAEERALWEQMMASPNEWVEGALPLRMLTKAKNVWK
- the LOC108932435 gene encoding synaptotagmin-like protein 2 isoform X1, yielding MIDLSYLTGEERERILMVLNRDEELKKVDEKRVRQLEKQQDKERLRFLTGRWFYEALWQRYRDRNHGSDIIKASLMESAQFKSPSFAFQGNEDVQLSAEPSGSPRSEPSSTSRETNTIHLDSLQQPTVIFPSPAKQRHNPFNGTSLDLDTSKESGSQMSITVEPLKSSDEELLVTRKPDTDSGAPGAIQDAEVDQTPVPKTRTIIYTAQAFLPDSNGIFPGLVDGTERYSVGVPRYSSSPLPGSAGATRENEDATVINLNKIQVRVSSSAVPTKHASVEKAEKEAQREPDLPNPESSALSNKAELEYKRSHGNDEGTGAGPFGAPGRQQVTGESEPKVLEDPPWAGLHTVNENGTRVQRDVRAGMFSSSVVINQEFGDEEESVAKVLEWFSRSSDGSDDINKHLLVQDVDEPAEDAQALAEVFTESRDLIYLSRPGPLETSPPKIQAVMLERTRSSEDKVLVPGAALEEPKIPGGKGECDLKAFGKEPVVVLQPFRSFLNTEKAYQPQRRISAAEIKLRHQKEGEGNAVNKDVREIDESAGSALRAQREVQQQAAQDEKPPLKIEMLKSFWEKGSNGPKILISRSKTDLHNETKSKDPSQSAGTSSLPEHVRHIQETHVSKPNPVIYESEEQSVDELSGVDPVAEQTSLSTILVDANSSSGCGPDAVSVATFEENALLGGLNDLEMKNVNNSSVFNAEGRPTSASPGDNSQAGRTKEMDLPAAVSWSWYATPVQQTMPGPLFRQGLGPTENKAGKIGHLKSFWEKETFAPKIVRMSMEVEELRPDQHAAETPLNSSVDSSSGDLGGAGTEPREPTEPTVSTLLRQKPNFTVLSMKERMDTLQGPNAVNSQFQSLRDFWGGAAPSDPDPQSPTAENQMADLKSPPFKVLESTDALQQKKQVPTQFINPNFYPQVSPGDNRTSYRKPLWDEQSSTDTQPLRRETGEKEQPLSPVQLSKNQRSSEVGTGSTSVEGQPAAENKADVMQSWSRRAEQVTVSLLRSQGTSEQTSAGDGVPSKSVSNSEDKEFHSQQAGRRGSGNSNERANDLRRATSTFVKNLEEEAQQSVPGSAKKRHDGNHSGRRSGRKMSGSSEETEVQQPLARSIISRDYQHYLGIVEQEDVETVRRSGQKEERDSERMLLDSEISVRPQMPETPKADEGQVSLSADGDFGTPVSDALSQSWTRSPWGSDDQSPVMTALRRAASRPVKSYKSLEDITSLPTERSSRAATPDKSVPSFQGEEGKKGSPRSRPSPADGPPEPAVPTRSFEDPDQIKKMSKSVPNFLQKESDDTEDDGSASGTSLSSTSRRTGSSLTNLSHSSGLTSVSSVGGSVASLYSEDFDIVEVRGTIQFSVNYVQKLKEFHIFVVQCRELAVADTKRNRSNPYVKSYLLPDRSKAGKRKTSVKRKTLNPVFNEILRYRVTMATLQTQTLNLSVWHNDPFRRNSFLGEVDVDLSAWDFRNTHMNDFPLKPRITSSLQPSDYRGEMRLAVRFLPQLSHTIRTANTGELHIWVKDCKNLPVIRPSAVDSYVKCFVLPDTSRKSRQKTRVLKRTSSPIFNHTMVYDGFRPDDLPEACMELTVWDRDRLTSHFLGGLRLGLGTGKSYGEAVDWMDSNAEERALWEQMMASPNEWVEGALPLRMLTKAKNVWK